One Methanobacterium sp. DNA window includes the following coding sequences:
- a CDS encoding Hsp20/alpha crystallin family protein, with the protein MANSKRKETVESPSRGEQTLVKQSTKENELLSGFDTIFEDFRKSIDDLMAPFLPMRTYIPKKSDNLPTRVPLVDVINKEDQYIVKSELPGFNKEDINVELNKDVLTLNAEKKSELEEKSENYLHRERTYASCQRTINFPEEVDPSKVKGTMKNGVLELKIPKRELKPEERMTKVQIT; encoded by the coding sequence ATGGCTAACTCCAAAAGAAAAGAAACCGTTGAATCTCCCTCCCGAGGAGAACAAACTCTAGTAAAACAATCAACCAAAGAGAACGAACTTTTAAGTGGATTTGATACAATTTTCGAAGACTTTAGAAAGTCAATTGATGATTTGATGGCTCCATTTTTACCCATGAGAACATATATCCCAAAAAAAAGTGATAATCTTCCAACTAGGGTACCTTTGGTTGATGTAATAAATAAAGAGGACCAATATATTGTGAAAAGTGAACTTCCCGGTTTTAACAAGGAAGACATTAATGTCGAATTAAATAAAGACGTGTTGACCCTTAACGCAGAGAAGAAGTCAGAATTGGAAGAAAAGTCCGAAAACTATCTCCACAGAGAAAGAACTTACGCATCATGTCAGAGGACTATCAATTTCCCTGAAGAAGTTGATCCATCAAAAGTTAAAGGAACAATGAAAAATGGAGTCCTTGAACTTAAAATACCGAAAAGAGAGCTTAAACCTGAAGAGAGAATGACAAAAGTTCAGATAACTTAA
- a CDS encoding sulfite exporter TauE/SafE family protein gives MGEFIALFFVAAFLSVVVGTVAGFGTSTIFLPIALLFVDFRTALVLVAISHISGNAGAITFFRHGLDRKLILLFGLPSIILTILGAYLVIYVPQDILQICLGVFLLIFSIYSLLNPDFKVAAAKINTIIGGILSGFLQGLLGVGGPLRGAFLISYNLDKFKYIATLAATAVIIDATRIPIYFANGLLEPQFFYYVPFLVVVGIAGSYTGKKIVNKIPQNIFKKVVLVGIALASMLLIYGGLITVIG, from the coding sequence ATGGGTGAATTTATAGCACTATTTTTTGTTGCCGCGTTTCTGTCTGTAGTAGTAGGCACGGTGGCAGGGTTTGGAACATCGACAATTTTTCTTCCTATTGCATTATTATTCGTGGATTTTAGAACCGCACTTGTATTGGTAGCAATTTCCCATATTTCGGGTAATGCGGGTGCAATAACTTTTTTTCGTCATGGTCTGGACAGAAAACTGATACTGCTTTTCGGTCTGCCCAGCATAATTTTAACAATTCTTGGAGCTTATCTTGTAATTTATGTTCCTCAAGATATTTTACAGATCTGTCTGGGTGTTTTTCTTTTGATATTTTCCATTTATTCCCTATTAAATCCTGATTTTAAAGTTGCTGCTGCAAAAATAAACACAATAATTGGGGGAATTTTATCTGGATTTTTGCAGGGATTACTTGGGGTTGGAGGTCCTTTAAGGGGAGCTTTTCTCATCTCATATAATCTTGATAAATTCAAATATATAGCTACATTAGCTGCAACTGCAGTTATCATTGATGCAACCAGAATTCCCATCTATTTTGCAAACGGTCTTCTTGAACCTCAATTTTTTTATTATGTACCTTTTCTTGTAGTAGTTGGGATTGCAGGTTCTTATACAGGTAAAAAGATTGTTAATAAAATTCCGCAAAACATCTTCAAAAAGGTTGTTCTTGTTGGGATTGCTCTTGCAAGCATGCTGTTAATTTATGGAGGTTTGATAACGGTTATAGGATAG
- the comD gene encoding sulfopyruvate decarboxylase subunit alpha gives MDSSEAVYKALKEAGIDFVASLPCVNLGKIMELVDCDEDIIHVPVTREEEGFGICAGAFFGGKKPAILMQNSGLGNSVNVLASLYELYRIPILMIMSHRGTEGEFMSAQIPMGNATPGILDALNIAYLNPKTPEEALEVIPQAWKLSEMGGAPIGILLEIPFWK, from the coding sequence GTGGATAGTAGTGAAGCAGTTTATAAAGCCCTTAAAGAAGCAGGAATAGATTTTGTGGCTAGTTTACCATGTGTAAATCTTGGAAAAATCATGGAACTTGTAGATTGTGATGAAGACATTATCCATGTCCCTGTAACAAGAGAGGAAGAAGGATTTGGGATATGTGCAGGGGCATTTTTCGGCGGAAAAAAACCTGCAATCTTAATGCAAAATTCAGGACTTGGAAATTCAGTTAATGTGCTTGCATCTTTATATGAACTTTACAGAATCCCCATACTCATGATAATGAGCCATAGAGGTACTGAAGGGGAATTTATGAGTGCTCAAATTCCTATGGGAAATGCAACACCAGGAATTTTAGATGCACTGAATATTGCATACTTAAATCCTAAAACCCCCGAAGAAGCCCTTGAAGTTATTCCACAAGCATGGAAACTCTCTGAAATGGGTGGAGCTCCAATTGGAATATTACTGGAAATTCCATTCTGGAAATAA
- the comE gene encoding sulfopyruvate decarboxylase subunit beta, translated as MERIEAIKKIAESLEDELVICNIGFPSRELYHVKDSSTHFYMLGSMGMASSIGLGLALSQKKKVVVFDGDGSVLMNMGTLVTIFSQNPENYILVVFDNQCYGSTGSQCTYTTEVDLAKIAESVGFKNIFVFEEKINFREVLESKGPVFVHMKVKPGNADVPVIDMEPEEIKERFMEEVMKNKF; from the coding sequence ATGGAACGTATTGAAGCCATAAAAAAGATAGCAGAAAGTCTGGAAGACGAATTAGTCATTTGCAATATTGGATTTCCCTCAAGGGAATTATATCATGTTAAAGATTCTTCTACCCACTTTTATATGCTCGGTTCAATGGGAATGGCATCTTCAATTGGATTGGGACTTGCATTATCTCAAAAAAAGAAAGTTGTGGTGTTTGATGGTGATGGATCTGTTCTTATGAATATGGGAACTCTTGTAACGATTTTCAGCCAGAATCCAGAGAATTACATTCTTGTTGTGTTTGATAATCAGTGCTATGGCTCTACAGGATCACAATGCACATACACAACAGAGGTTGACCTTGCAAAGATTGCAGAGTCAGTTGGATTTAAAAACATATTTGTCTTTGAAGAAAAAATTAATTTCAGAGAAGTTTTAGAATCTAAAGGCCCTGTGTTTGTGCATATGAAAGTTAAACCGGGAAATGCAGATGTTCCTGTAATTGATATGGAACCAGAAGAGATAAAGGAGAGATTTATGGAAGAAGTGATGAAAAACAAATTTTAA
- the hisE gene encoding phosphoribosyl-ATP diphosphatase: MKDKIIREVYNVLEDRRDNPVDSYTSKLMRDDEKLAEDKILEKIGEEAAEVIIASKNDENLVYEAADLIFHTLLLLVYKGVEIDELLSEFEKRRK, from the coding sequence GTGAAAGATAAAATTATAAGGGAAGTTTATAATGTTTTAGAAGATAGACGCGATAATCCTGTTGATTCTTATACCTCAAAACTTATGAGAGATGATGAAAAACTGGCTGAGGATAAAATCCTAGAAAAGATCGGGGAAGAAGCCGCAGAAGTTATCATCGCATCTAAAAATGATGAAAATCTTGTTTATGAAGCTGCTGATCTTATTTTTCACACATTACTACTTCTGGTGTATAAAGGCGTTGAAATAGATGAGCTTTTGAGTGAATTTGAAAAACGAAGGAAATAA
- a CDS encoding CBS domain-containing protein: MSNAALVKHYMTKEVITVTPETPNEEVIRLMKTTGHDGFPVKINGEVMGMVTAFDLLLKPWADAVKDIMSTDIVVADQDMSINDAARVMFRMGISRLPVIDKEGELVGIITNTDIVRSHIERSTPMKVNYFKKTLEQLYGVKTKLLRMKVPTEKLRPTQNKIYADELQGRTYEIKRGLAEPTITVKSGNRFILVDGHHRTVAASKLGFKEIDSYVIELEKDIKLGLEKTADADGIYTLNDIKIIDDAQHPLIAITGSLRKDRKLGN, from the coding sequence ATGAGTAATGCAGCTCTTGTAAAACATTATATGACAAAAGAAGTTATTACAGTAACTCCAGAAACTCCTAACGAGGAAGTTATTAGATTAATGAAAACCACAGGCCACGACGGATTCCCTGTTAAAATAAACGGCGAAGTTATGGGAATGGTAACTGCCTTTGATTTACTTTTAAAACCATGGGCTGATGCAGTTAAAGACATTATGTCAACTGATATTGTTGTAGCAGACCAGGATATGTCTATAAATGATGCAGCACGTGTAATGTTTAGAATGGGAATATCAAGGCTTCCTGTAATCGATAAAGAAGGAGAATTAGTAGGAATTATTACTAATACTGATATTGTAAGGTCCCATATTGAAAGATCAACACCAATGAAGGTAAACTATTTCAAAAAAACATTAGAACAGCTTTACGGCGTTAAGACAAAACTTTTGAGGATGAAGGTACCCACCGAAAAGCTCAGGCCAACCCAAAATAAAATATATGCCGATGAACTTCAGGGCCGGACCTATGAAATTAAAAGAGGACTTGCAGAGCCCACAATCACTGTTAAAAGTGGGAATAGATTTATTTTAGTTGATGGCCATCATAGAACTGTTGCTGCTTCTAAACTTGGATTTAAAGAAATAGATTCATATGTAATTGAATTAGAAAAAGATATTAAGCTTGGACTGGAAAAAACAGCAGATGCTGATGGAATATACACCCTAAACGATATTAAAATAATTGACGATGCACAGCATCCCCTAATAGCTATAACTGGGAGTTTAAGGAAAGATAGAAAATTAGGAAATTAA
- a CDS encoding RNA repair domain-containing protein gives MAKNVLDMILWHPEMDIKLSKITYIHRGANRNLKTIEGDRINKLERGFLILDEDTQIPYHRIIKIQYKDKLIWNK, from the coding sequence ATGGCAAAAAATGTTTTAGATATGATTTTATGGCATCCAGAAATGGATATTAAACTATCTAAAATAACTTATATTCATAGAGGGGCTAATAGAAACCTTAAAACCATTGAAGGAGACCGTATAAATAAATTAGAACGCGGATTTTTAATACTTGATGAAGATACTCAGATTCCATATCATAGAATTATTAAAATTCAATATAAAGATAAATTAATATGGAATAAATAA